A window from Chitinophaga filiformis encodes these proteins:
- a CDS encoding WcaI family glycosyltransferase, whose protein sequence is MSKRLLLIGGNFSPEPTGIGKYNGEMIKWLAAQGYDCTVITSYPYYPEWKVQPPYDKHKNWYKKEVIEESNGQGGKITVYRCPQYVPAKPSGKTRIMLDFSFAVSAFFKILQLLPRKKFDVVITVVPPFHLGLLAVLYKKFKGAKFLYHIQDMQIEAARDLNMIKSPKLIKALFGLERYIFKHADMVSSISDGMMRKIQEKAGKDIFFFPNWVDVTLFHPIENRAALKTEYGFNVNDRIVLYSGAIGEKQGLEAILNTAETLKEDKQLKFLICGSGPYKEKLKAEAESRGLNNVIFFPLQPFEKFNHFLNMADVHLVIQKGNASDLVMPSKLTTILSVGGLALITANSGTSLHELVSKHNMGILVKAEDQQALTDGIVRAMQDNASEIARNGRVYAETHLSVGKIMSRFEEAVVVS, encoded by the coding sequence ATGTCCAAGCGATTACTATTGATTGGAGGTAATTTCTCGCCCGAACCCACAGGGATTGGTAAGTATAATGGTGAAATGATCAAATGGCTGGCAGCCCAGGGATATGATTGTACCGTCATCACCAGTTATCCTTATTATCCGGAGTGGAAGGTGCAGCCTCCATATGACAAGCACAAGAACTGGTATAAGAAAGAAGTGATAGAAGAAAGTAACGGACAAGGAGGAAAGATCACTGTGTATCGTTGTCCGCAGTACGTGCCGGCAAAGCCATCCGGTAAGACGCGCATTATGCTGGACTTTTCTTTTGCAGTATCTGCCTTTTTCAAAATACTGCAATTACTGCCGCGTAAAAAGTTTGATGTGGTGATCACAGTGGTGCCACCCTTTCACCTGGGCTTACTGGCTGTACTGTACAAGAAGTTCAAAGGCGCCAAGTTCCTCTATCACATACAGGATATGCAGATAGAAGCAGCGCGCGACCTGAACATGATCAAATCCCCTAAGCTCATCAAAGCATTGTTCGGATTGGAGCGCTATATCTTCAAACATGCTGATATGGTGAGCAGCATATCTGATGGTATGATGCGTAAGATCCAGGAGAAAGCCGGCAAGGACATTTTCTTCTTCCCGAACTGGGTGGATGTGACCTTGTTCCATCCTATTGAAAACCGTGCAGCGCTGAAGACAGAATATGGATTTAATGTCAATGACAGGATCGTACTGTATTCAGGCGCCATAGGAGAGAAGCAGGGGCTGGAAGCTATTCTGAACACTGCTGAGACATTGAAAGAGGATAAACAACTGAAATTCCTCATCTGCGGCTCGGGCCCTTATAAGGAAAAGCTAAAGGCAGAGGCGGAGTCAAGAGGACTTAACAACGTTATCTTCTTCCCGCTGCAGCCGTTCGAGAAGTTCAATCATTTCCTCAATATGGCCGATGTACACCTGGTGATACAAAAGGGCAATGCAAGCGACCTGGTAATGCCGTCCAAACTGACCACTATCCTGTCAGTAGGAGGCCTGGCACTGATCACTGCAAATAGCGGCACCAGCCTGCACGAACTGGTAAGCAAACATAATATGGGCATACTGGTAAAGGCGGAAGATCAGCAGGCGCTCACTGATGGTATTGTCAGGGCTATGCAGGACAATGCCTCAGAAATAGCAAGGAATGGACGTGTGTATGCCGAAACACATTTGTCTGTAGGAAAAATAATGTCACGTTTTGAAGAAGCCGTAGTAGTTAGTTAA
- a CDS encoding undecaprenyl-phosphate glucose phosphotransferase — protein sequence MLDRYLKICSIQILVLDFICLNAFFFFTLYWLQQYGVPVSVNRDTFLLASNIAWIVALYTTGIYFMSQQMSVERIIKKLLQSIMLYLLLMLAFVFLNKEAFNRIFIITYMTLFMLVVLLDRLFFYMLTNYIIHRKEIERKVVIVGYNELSKQLVDNFIGRKSNLRFEGYFEEYSNVHELSLYPVIGTLKDCIPYAQSNNIREIYSTLSPEQFPYLYTLAHEAERHFIRFRFVPDFKMFVNRQIYVDYLDNIPIISLRAEPLDDIANRLRKRIFDIVFSGAVMLFILSWLIPLLALLVKLESRGPVFFIQHRTGRNNETFRCLKFRSMYVNKDANSKQATRNDRRFTKIGRILRKTNLDEMPQFFNVFMGDMSIVGPRPHMLKHTEEYSAIIQKYMIRHFLKPGITGWAQVNGYRGEITDELHLRKRIEHDIWYMENWSVYLDLRIIFLTVFNTIRGDKNAF from the coding sequence ATGTTGGACCGATATCTTAAAATATGCAGCATCCAGATCCTTGTGCTGGATTTCATCTGCCTCAATGCCTTCTTCTTTTTTACGCTTTACTGGCTGCAGCAGTATGGTGTGCCGGTAAGCGTGAACAGAGACACTTTCCTGCTGGCCTCAAATATCGCATGGATCGTTGCCCTGTATACAACAGGTATTTATTTTATGAGCCAGCAGATGTCTGTGGAAAGGATCATCAAAAAGCTGTTGCAGAGTATTATGCTGTACCTGCTGCTGATGCTGGCATTTGTATTCCTGAACAAAGAAGCCTTCAACAGGATCTTTATTATAACCTACATGACATTGTTCATGCTGGTGGTGCTGCTGGACAGGCTGTTCTTTTACATGCTCACCAACTATATCATTCATCGTAAGGAGATCGAGCGTAAAGTGGTGATCGTGGGCTATAATGAGCTGTCAAAACAGCTGGTGGACAATTTCATTGGCCGTAAGAGTAACCTGCGTTTTGAGGGGTATTTTGAAGAATACAGCAATGTGCATGAACTGTCTTTATACCCGGTGATAGGTACGCTGAAGGATTGTATTCCATATGCACAGTCGAACAATATCAGGGAGATCTATTCTACATTATCGCCTGAGCAGTTCCCGTACCTGTATACGCTGGCGCACGAAGCAGAGCGTCATTTTATCCGTTTTCGCTTTGTACCTGACTTCAAGATGTTCGTGAACCGGCAGATATATGTAGATTACCTGGATAATATTCCTATCATCTCATTGAGGGCGGAGCCACTGGATGACATTGCGAACAGATTAAGGAAACGTATTTTTGATATTGTGTTCAGCGGCGCTGTGATGCTTTTTATCCTTAGCTGGCTGATACCTTTGCTGGCATTGCTGGTGAAGCTGGAATCGAGAGGGCCGGTGTTCTTTATACAGCACCGTACGGGACGTAATAATGAGACCTTCCGTTGTCTGAAGTTCAGGAGTATGTATGTGAACAAAGATGCCAACTCCAAACAGGCCACGAGGAACGACCGTCGTTTTACGAAGATCGGGCGTATATTGCGTAAGACAAACCTGGATGAAATGCCGCAGTTCTTTAATGTGTTCATGGGCGATATGTCTATCGTAGGTCCACGTCCGCATATGCTGAAACATACGGAAGAATATTCTGCTATCATTCAGAAATATATGATCCGTCACTTCCTGAAACCTGGTATCACAGGCTGGGCGCAGGTGAACGGGTATCGCGGAGAGATCACTGATGAACTGCATTTGCGTAAGCGTATAGAACATGATATCTGGTACATGGAGAACTGGTCAGTGTATCTCGATCTGCGCATCATATTTTTAACTGTATTCAATACTATAAGAGGCGATAAGAACGCATTTTAA
- a CDS encoding malate:quinone oxidoreductase encodes MSATLGVLLKELQPELTIEIFERLDIIAGESSDAWNNAGTGHSAFCELNYTPEKNGSIEIGKAIKIAESFEVSKEFWSFLVQEGCVKSPETFIQSVPHMSFVWGENNVQYLKKRQQLLEANNLFKGMEYSEDPAVLKQWIPLVMEGRDPSEKVAATRMEAGTDINFGALTRALISYLQEQPGVTLNLKHEVRDLDREEDGRWYLKVKNLETGKKRKLHTRFVFIGAGGGSLPLLVKSDIPEGKGFGGFPVSGQWLVCKNPAVVERHAAKVYGKASVGAPPMSVPHLDTRMIDGKKALLFGPYAGFSTKFLKNGSWLDLPRSIKFNNIRPMLAAGLDNLPLTKYLIDQVRQSPEERLEALQAFLPEAKMEDWELEVAGQRVQVIKKDPEHGGILEFGTEVVSAADGSIAALLGASPGASTAVSIMLELLQRCFPKKLATPEWQSKLKQMIPSYGQKLAEDATLLEQVRTWSNAVLQLKK; translated from the coding sequence ATGAGTGCAACGCTAGGCGTACTGTTGAAAGAATTACAACCAGAACTGACCATTGAGATATTCGAAAGACTGGATATCATTGCAGGAGAAAGTTCGGATGCATGGAATAACGCAGGTACAGGACATTCTGCTTTCTGCGAACTCAACTATACCCCCGAAAAGAATGGCAGCATCGAGATCGGTAAAGCGATCAAGATCGCCGAATCCTTTGAGGTATCCAAGGAATTCTGGTCTTTCCTCGTTCAGGAAGGATGCGTTAAATCACCGGAGACATTTATACAGAGTGTGCCTCACATGAGCTTTGTATGGGGTGAGAACAATGTCCAATATCTGAAAAAACGCCAGCAACTGCTGGAAGCCAATAATTTATTCAAGGGTATGGAATACTCAGAAGATCCTGCCGTCCTGAAACAATGGATCCCATTGGTGATGGAAGGAAGAGACCCTTCTGAAAAAGTGGCCGCTACCCGTATGGAAGCCGGTACCGATATCAACTTCGGAGCGCTTACGCGTGCACTTATCAGCTACCTGCAGGAGCAGCCGGGTGTAACGCTAAACCTGAAGCACGAAGTACGCGATCTGGACAGAGAAGAAGATGGCAGGTGGTATCTGAAAGTGAAGAACCTGGAAACAGGTAAGAAAAGAAAACTGCATACAAGATTTGTATTCATAGGCGCCGGTGGTGGTTCCCTGCCCCTGCTGGTTAAGTCAGACATTCCTGAAGGTAAAGGCTTTGGCGGCTTCCCTGTAAGCGGTCAGTGGCTGGTCTGCAAAAACCCGGCAGTAGTTGAAAGACATGCTGCGAAAGTATATGGTAAGGCTTCAGTAGGAGCGCCTCCTATGTCCGTGCCTCACCTGGATACACGTATGATAGATGGTAAAAAGGCCCTGCTGTTCGGACCTTATGCCGGCTTCTCTACCAAGTTCCTGAAAAATGGTTCCTGGCTCGATCTGCCAAGGTCCATCAAATTCAATAACATCCGTCCGATGCTGGCTGCAGGCCTGGATAATCTTCCGCTGACCAAATACCTGATAGACCAGGTGCGTCAGTCGCCCGAAGAAAGACTGGAAGCCCTGCAGGCATTCCTGCCGGAAGCGAAGATGGAAGACTGGGAACTGGAAGTAGCGGGACAACGTGTACAGGTGATTAAAAAAGATCCTGAGCATGGCGGTATCCTGGAATTCGGTACTGAGGTGGTAAGTGCGGCAGACGGTTCTATCGCGGCACTGCTGGGCGCTTCTCCGGGAGCTTCCACTGCGGTATCCATTATGCTGGAATTACTGCAACGCTGCTTCCCTAAAAAACTGGCCACACCTGAATGGCAGTCCAAGCTGAAACAAATGATCCCATCTTATGGGCAAAAACTGGCTGAAGATGCTACGCTGCTGGAGCAGGTAAGAACGTGGTCGAACGCAGTACTGCAATTGAAGAAATAA
- a CDS encoding rubredoxin: protein MIRHSQTVSINFTGGIVSPGQLLTILDIAAAARVTQVKFGLRQQLLIEVPGKYRDQFEEDCARQQIVFHAYGTAPNITSSYPAAGIFISDSWLSEGIYKDVFALFDYTPALKVNICDSKQTFTPFFSGHINWIAAGAAHYWHLFIRFPKSSRLFAWPDLVYTNSIGQLSQCIESVVYERPFISNDELYALVNSKLEYACRPVTAELELPPFHLPYYEGFNRHENHYWLGIYRRDEEFPLAFLQNLCNICLETRTGQLYATSWKSLIVRNIAPEHRRLWDYILGKYGINVRHAANELNWHVEDNSEDALIIKRHIIRHFDNADVRTYGLCFSIRINPGNNCFGSIVISKQESKTKSRLKGHQRFDILYTQDFNPNSGTLLPYRTGVAKEHLGPYITSLCREFYENSALTDPLVNYVAGQQTVISSTQPEKEVHQCTRCLTVYDEAIGDPGQGIAPGTLFQDLPEQYCCSLCDAPLSDFTAVTATSLGWLAGAQD from the coding sequence ATGATCAGACATTCGCAGACAGTAAGCATCAATTTTACAGGAGGGATCGTATCTCCCGGGCAACTGCTGACTATCCTGGATATAGCGGCAGCCGCCAGGGTAACCCAGGTAAAATTCGGCTTACGGCAACAACTGCTGATAGAGGTACCCGGCAAATACCGGGATCAATTTGAAGAAGATTGCGCCCGCCAGCAGATCGTGTTCCATGCTTACGGCACTGCACCCAATATCACCAGCTCCTATCCGGCAGCTGGCATTTTTATTAGTGATAGCTGGTTAAGTGAGGGTATCTATAAAGATGTATTTGCATTATTTGATTATACGCCTGCCCTGAAAGTGAATATCTGCGACAGCAAACAGACCTTCACACCTTTTTTCTCAGGACACATTAACTGGATCGCGGCAGGAGCCGCACATTACTGGCACCTGTTTATCCGCTTTCCTAAAAGCAGCCGCCTTTTTGCGTGGCCGGACCTGGTCTATACGAACAGTATCGGGCAGCTAAGTCAATGTATAGAGTCTGTCGTATATGAGCGTCCCTTCATCAGCAATGACGAGCTGTATGCGCTTGTTAACAGCAAGCTGGAATATGCATGCCGTCCGGTAACTGCCGAGCTGGAACTGCCTCCTTTTCACCTGCCTTATTACGAAGGTTTCAACCGGCATGAGAATCATTACTGGCTGGGCATTTATCGCCGTGATGAAGAGTTTCCCCTTGCATTCCTGCAGAACCTCTGTAATATATGCCTGGAAACGCGGACAGGACAGCTGTATGCTACCTCATGGAAATCGCTCATCGTCAGGAATATAGCACCTGAGCACAGAAGGTTGTGGGACTATATCCTTGGCAAATACGGGATCAATGTAAGACATGCAGCCAACGAACTGAACTGGCATGTAGAAGACAACAGTGAAGACGCCCTGATCATCAAAAGGCACATCATCCGTCATTTCGATAATGCCGATGTCAGAACCTATGGATTGTGTTTCAGCATCCGCATCAATCCCGGGAATAACTGCTTTGGTTCCATCGTGATCAGCAAGCAGGAAAGTAAGACCAAAAGCCGCCTGAAAGGGCATCAGCGTTTTGATATTCTGTATACGCAGGATTTTAACCCCAATTCGGGCACTTTATTACCCTATCGGACAGGAGTGGCCAAAGAACACCTGGGACCTTATATTACATCTCTTTGCCGCGAGTTCTATGAGAACAGTGCGCTTACCGATCCCCTGGTGAATTATGTAGCTGGCCAGCAAACGGTTATCAGCAGTACACAACCGGAAAAAGAGGTGCATCAGTGTACCCGCTGCCTGACTGTTTATGACGAAGCCATTGGCGATCCCGGCCAGGGTATTGCGCCAGGTACCCTCTTTCAGGACCTGCCGGAACAATATTGCTGCTCACTTTGCGACGCGCCTCTCTCCGACTTCACCGCTGTTACAGCAACCTCACTGGGATGGCTGGCCGGCGCGCAGGATTAA
- a CDS encoding nitrate reductase, with product MTGNHQHSKLPAGSYRSTCCYCGVGCGIIVHRDRQGKLSVEGDKDHPVNKGMLCSKGMNLHYTVMDTSDRLYYPEMRYHRHMPRQRVSWDQALERTAAVFSQMIAQYGPESVAFYASGQCLTEEYYVVNKLIKGFIGSNNIDTNSRLCMSSAVAAYKLSLGEDSVPGNYDDIEQTDCIFVAGANPAWCHPILWRRIEAAKAKNPALKIIVSDPRVTQSCAIADVHLQLMPGTDIVLHHAIGRLLIEAGHTDHNFIQQHTEGFAKYRDTVMLRSISSAAAVCGISEDLIYEAAALIGQSKGFMTMWTMGLNQSAVGVNKNLSLINLNLITGKIGKPGCGPFSLTGQPNAMGGREVGGLSNMLPAHRVLDNPAHRKEVQEFWGGTTISDKPGLTAVEMFEALNDGRLKAIWIMCTNPLVSLPDARMAEAALQKAKFVVVQEISSKPETLRYADVVLPAAAWTEKEGTMTNAERRITYLQKINDAPGEALPDAEIICRFARKMGYQGFDYDNPAAIYAEHCRLTAGTNIDVSGVSYELLKEKRSLQWPYPAGGTDQGTPRLFTDHKFYTASAKAIIHAVPDDNRSAPTDPQWPLILTTGRIRDQWHTMSKTGKVSKLKQHIPAPLLEIHPEDAIDRDIREGDIVEIFSENGLVRVKAQLSKSIKKGVVFLPMHWGKILDNDLNRANNLTNRLVDKISKQPDLKYTAVQVKLYQKAVQKIVIIGAGAGACGFVKAYREINSTDTITVFSKEDQPFYNRVMLPDYISGTQQWAQLVKMTDEEENMLDITLHRGVSVNEIDREQKTVTDSNGNIHTYDILIMAMGSRAATLRDTPPLEGIFTMRNRRDADAFVRHIDPAAGKVMIVGGGLLGIELAASLREMDIDVAVVQRTSKLMDRQLDALGSQLLFEELTDRGIEILYNDEIARFTGLNKLDGIQLKSGRHVTCQAVVMSIGTVPNIELARATHLLCKRGVVVNEYLQTSDPNIFAIGEIAEFNGTLYGITAAAEQQAAVVARYLAGDLTGYYEGSLFMNILKMHGTDLCSLGMIETPDDPAYEEVVFIDKSKRYYKKCVIHNDRLVGAILIGDKSEFLEFRDLISNKIELSEKRLELLRSGKKATPVIGKLVCSCGSVGEGNICEKIKEGATTLESVCQASGAGMGCGSCRPEIKAILEKELPSGKKEEAVFIMQAV from the coding sequence ATGACAGGCAATCATCAACATAGTAAACTCCCTGCGGGCAGTTACCGTAGCACCTGCTGCTATTGCGGCGTAGGTTGCGGTATCATTGTACACAGGGACAGGCAGGGAAAACTCAGCGTGGAAGGAGATAAAGACCATCCGGTGAACAAGGGCATGCTTTGCTCGAAAGGCATGAACCTGCATTACACCGTGATGGACACATCAGACAGGCTTTATTACCCGGAAATGCGCTACCACCGGCATATGCCACGGCAGCGCGTTTCCTGGGATCAGGCGCTGGAGCGTACTGCCGCAGTGTTCAGCCAGATGATAGCTCAGTATGGACCTGAATCTGTAGCATTCTACGCTTCCGGCCAATGCCTGACAGAAGAATACTATGTGGTGAATAAGCTGATCAAAGGATTCATTGGCAGTAATAATATAGACACGAACTCGCGCCTGTGTATGAGCAGCGCGGTAGCTGCCTATAAACTGTCACTGGGAGAAGACAGCGTGCCTGGAAATTACGATGATATAGAACAGACAGATTGCATATTTGTAGCCGGCGCTAATCCTGCCTGGTGCCACCCGATACTGTGGCGCCGGATAGAGGCCGCAAAGGCGAAGAACCCGGCGCTGAAAATCATTGTGAGCGATCCGCGTGTGACGCAGAGCTGCGCCATAGCCGATGTCCACCTGCAACTGATGCCGGGTACGGATATCGTACTGCATCATGCTATTGGCAGACTGCTGATAGAAGCCGGTCATACCGATCACAATTTTATTCAGCAACACACAGAAGGTTTTGCGAAATACCGTGATACTGTCATGCTGCGCAGCATTAGCAGCGCGGCTGCAGTATGCGGTATTTCGGAAGACCTCATCTATGAAGCCGCCGCCCTGATCGGGCAGTCAAAAGGCTTTATGACCATGTGGACCATGGGATTGAACCAGAGCGCCGTAGGCGTAAACAAAAACCTGAGCCTGATCAATCTCAACCTCATCACCGGCAAGATAGGGAAACCCGGCTGCGGACCATTCTCCCTGACCGGCCAGCCCAATGCTATGGGCGGACGGGAAGTAGGTGGACTATCCAATATGCTGCCGGCGCATCGTGTGCTCGACAATCCGGCACACCGCAAAGAAGTACAGGAATTCTGGGGTGGCACCACTATCTCCGATAAGCCGGGACTGACCGCTGTCGAAATGTTTGAGGCCCTGAATGATGGGCGCCTGAAGGCTATCTGGATCATGTGTACCAATCCGCTGGTAAGTCTTCCGGACGCACGTATGGCGGAAGCAGCTTTACAGAAAGCGAAGTTTGTTGTGGTACAGGAAATATCTTCCAAACCGGAAACATTGCGTTATGCAGACGTAGTGCTTCCTGCAGCTGCCTGGACAGAAAAGGAAGGCACCATGACCAATGCGGAAAGGCGTATCACTTATCTGCAAAAGATAAACGATGCTCCGGGAGAAGCATTACCTGATGCAGAGATCATCTGCCGCTTCGCAAGAAAAATGGGATATCAGGGATTTGACTACGATAACCCTGCTGCAATATATGCAGAACATTGCCGGCTCACCGCCGGGACCAATATCGACGTCAGCGGCGTTAGCTATGAGCTGCTGAAGGAAAAAAGATCTTTGCAATGGCCATATCCAGCCGGTGGCACAGATCAGGGTACACCAAGACTATTTACTGATCATAAATTTTATACGGCCTCCGCGAAAGCGATCATTCATGCTGTACCGGACGATAACCGGTCTGCGCCAACTGATCCGCAGTGGCCCCTCATCCTTACTACAGGCCGCATCCGCGACCAGTGGCATACTATGAGCAAGACCGGTAAGGTCAGCAAACTGAAACAACATATCCCGGCGCCGCTGCTGGAGATCCATCCGGAAGACGCTATAGACAGAGATATCCGGGAAGGGGATATTGTGGAGATCTTCAGTGAGAATGGCCTTGTGCGCGTAAAAGCACAATTAAGCAAATCCATCAAAAAAGGGGTGGTATTCCTTCCCATGCACTGGGGTAAAATACTTGACAATGACCTGAACAGGGCCAACAATCTTACCAACCGGCTGGTAGATAAGATATCCAAACAACCGGACCTGAAGTATACCGCGGTGCAGGTAAAACTGTACCAGAAGGCAGTACAGAAGATCGTTATTATTGGTGCAGGCGCGGGCGCCTGTGGATTTGTAAAGGCCTATCGTGAAATAAACAGTACTGATACCATCACGGTATTCAGTAAAGAAGATCAGCCTTTCTACAACCGGGTGATGTTACCCGATTATATCAGTGGCACCCAGCAATGGGCGCAACTGGTGAAGATGACAGACGAAGAAGAAAACATGCTGGATATTACCCTGCACAGAGGTGTGAGCGTTAATGAGATAGACCGGGAGCAGAAAACAGTAACAGACAGCAATGGCAACATACATACATATGACATATTGATCATGGCAATGGGCAGCCGTGCGGCCACCCTGAGAGATACACCTCCACTGGAGGGCATATTTACCATGCGTAACCGGCGTGATGCAGATGCATTCGTCAGGCATATTGACCCGGCTGCGGGGAAAGTGATGATCGTTGGTGGCGGATTGCTGGGTATTGAATTAGCTGCTTCACTAAGAGAAATGGATATAGACGTGGCCGTTGTACAACGCACGTCTAAACTGATGGACCGACAGCTGGATGCCCTGGGCAGCCAGCTGTTATTTGAAGAGCTGACCGACCGTGGAATCGAGATCCTGTACAACGATGAAATAGCGCGCTTCACCGGCCTGAATAAACTCGATGGCATACAGCTGAAAAGCGGCAGGCATGTAACTTGCCAGGCCGTCGTTATGTCCATAGGAACTGTGCCGAATATCGAACTGGCACGCGCCACCCACCTGCTTTGCAAAAGAGGCGTGGTGGTAAATGAATACCTGCAGACGAGTGATCCCAACATCTTCGCTATCGGGGAAATTGCAGAGTTCAACGGTACCCTCTACGGCATTACTGCAGCGGCAGAGCAACAGGCAGCTGTAGTAGCCCGCTACCTGGCCGGCGATCTGACAGGCTATTATGAAGGATCTTTGTTTATGAATATCCTCAAGATGCATGGTACCGATCTGTGCTCACTGGGTATGATAGAAACACCCGATGATCCTGCATACGAAGAAGTAGTGTTCATTGATAAATCAAAACGGTACTACAAGAAATGCGTTATCCATAACGACCGCCTGGTAGGCGCTATCCTGATCGGCGATAAATCGGAGTTCCTGGAGTTCAGGGACCTGATCTCCAACAAAATAGAGTTATCTGAAAAAAGACTGGAACTATTGCGCTCAGGTAAGAAAGCCACGCCGGTGATCGGCAAACTTGTATGTAGTTGTGGAAGTGTGGGAGAAGGCAATATCTGTGAGAAAATAAAAGAAGGCGCTACCACGCTGGAAAGTGTATGCCAGGCCTCGGGCGCCGGAATGGGATGCGGCAGTTGCCGTCCGGAGATAAAAGCCATATTGGAGAAGGAACTGCCCTCCGGTAAAAAGGAAGAGGCAGTATTTATCATGCAAGCAGTTTAA
- a CDS encoding MFS transporter gives MNTQQPLNKLPLFSLNSVQMRTFHTTWLMFFVCFFGWFGLAPLMPTIREDLGLTKSQVGNIIIASVSSTIIARLIIGKLCDTWGPRKTAIRLLIAGSLPVFLVGLAHDYTTFLLFRLAIGVIGASFVITQFHTSMMFAANIKGTANAVTGGWGNLGGGVTNMVMPLIFAAIVGFGYTKQEAWRFAMIVPGIMMLIVAWMYHRFTKDTPAGNFDEIDRSNSVKAKTDWTILGDWRIWALTMAYGMCFGMEITFDNVASLHFVDTFHLSQSSAGFWAGIFGFMNIFARAMGGIVSDKVGAKAGMKGKGILLAIVLLLEGIGLLLFAQAGSLALAIISMLSFALFLKMANGATYGIVPFINEKNVGLVSGIVGAGGNLGGMLFGFLFKSESITYVEAFTYIGYIVIAVSFIVMITRFIKKPAAETASSAAGNVAFAE, from the coding sequence ATGAATACTCAACAACCGCTCAATAAACTTCCGCTCTTTTCTCTGAACTCGGTACAGATGCGTACATTTCATACCACCTGGCTGATGTTCTTCGTCTGTTTCTTCGGATGGTTTGGCCTCGCGCCGCTGATGCCTACTATCAGAGAAGACCTTGGGCTGACGAAATCGCAGGTGGGTAATATTATTATCGCCTCTGTATCCAGCACTATCATTGCACGACTGATCATCGGTAAGCTGTGCGATACCTGGGGCCCTCGCAAGACGGCTATACGACTATTGATAGCAGGTTCCCTGCCGGTATTTCTTGTAGGACTGGCCCACGACTATACAACGTTCCTCTTATTTCGCCTTGCTATCGGCGTAATAGGCGCTTCTTTCGTCATAACACAGTTTCATACATCCATGATGTTTGCAGCGAACATAAAAGGTACTGCCAATGCCGTTACCGGCGGATGGGGAAACCTCGGTGGTGGTGTGACCAATATGGTAATGCCGCTCATCTTTGCCGCCATTGTCGGATTCGGATATACCAAACAGGAAGCATGGCGTTTTGCGATGATCGTACCCGGTATCATGATGCTGATAGTGGCATGGATGTACCATCGTTTTACCAAAGACACCCCTGCCGGTAATTTCGATGAGATTGACCGCAGTAACAGTGTTAAAGCAAAAACTGACTGGACAATACTGGGCGACTGGCGTATATGGGCACTGACGATGGCTTATGGCATGTGCTTCGGTATGGAGATCACATTCGATAACGTAGCATCCCTGCATTTCGTAGACACCTTTCATCTCTCGCAAAGCAGCGCTGGCTTCTGGGCAGGCATCTTTGGCTTCATGAACATTTTTGCAAGGGCTATGGGCGGTATCGTATCAGATAAAGTAGGCGCCAAAGCAGGCATGAAAGGAAAGGGTATCCTGCTGGCAATTGTCTTGCTGCTGGAAGGTATCGGGCTGCTGTTGTTTGCACAGGCAGGTTCCCTGGCGCTCGCCATTATATCCATGCTCAGCTTCGCATTGTTCCTGAAAATGGCCAATGGTGCTACCTATGGTATCGTACCTTTTATCAATGAAAAAAATGTGGGCCTGGTAAGCGGTATCGTGGGTGCCGGCGGTAACCTGGGCGGTATGCTGTTCGGTTTCCTGTTCAAGTCAGAAAGCATCACTTATGTGGAAGCGTTTACTTATATCGGTTATATCGTGATAGCTGTATCATTCATCGTAATGATCACAAGATTCATTAAGAAACCTGCTGCAGAAACGGCCTCCTCAGCTGCCGGCAACGTAGCATTTGCAGAATAA